A DNA window from Cottoperca gobio unplaced genomic scaffold, fCotGob3.1 fCotGob3_64arrow_ctg1, whole genome shotgun sequence contains the following coding sequences:
- the LOC115006191 gene encoding vasorin-like, translating to MLPYFLLFCLSSGLVLSSDCPDDCSCQSQDSIFCINRRSSIVPRVPASTQNLYIFQNGINSLSQDDFRGLGEMELLDLSQNELAEIPDGVFEMLSKLKNLDLSTNHISHISKDSFSGLVQLERLYLHANRIQSIHVAAFEGLEMLLELKLQGNQLTSLPSLNFPRLLLLDLSYNIIPTLGPSDLQTPHLEALKVASLGLTSVDEDLIASLGNLHELDISTNQLTEVPQALMQDSLKGLIKLSLAANPLGELRVEDFQKLSGLQELDLSGLNLQGFSQSFFQTFPRLMHLTAAENPFNCLCPLAWFPVWLKEKNVNLGRPEETRCHFPLVNAGKMLSALEHKDFGCPPTTTVLIDSPIGSTPVPKMPTTSPEPIHTNAIPPPPPPSEATISSKTDSPLSPEPPVSPSSTSGELGEHICPPNICLNGGTCNFDPLGQLSCLCPSGTSGLYCENVDEVPEPPKPSATEVLLVAPAMPAELDAISSRHVTSTSILLDLHRFIEIRPHIRGIRLTYRNLSGPDRRPIILSVPASYPEYTLRGLIPNCTYSVCASPLGERTNSRANSSVETGSCTEARTEGVPPSSTESRVESQSQLTHTLIPTLAALALVLGLAVVAGTIICVRKRRQAKAGMELELGPADPDPIELDGIKACLENGGNGTLPHKQPEIDGCHTPQSPASLQQNGGLDYEVPLMQGHCPSNNNIASLKPSYF from the coding sequence ATGCTGCCTTACTTCCTGCTCTTCTGCCTCTCATCTGGTCTGGTGTTATCCTCTGACTGCCCAGACGACTGTTCCTGCCAGAGCCAGGACTCCATATTCTGCATTAATCGACGCTCAAGCATCGTGCCTCGTGTCCCCGCCTCCACCCAAAATCTATACATTTTCCAGAACGGCATCAACTCTTTGTCCCAAGATGACTTCAGAGGACTGGGGGAGATGGAGTTGTTAGATCTGAGCCAGAATGAGCTGGCAGAGATACCAGACGGTGTGTTTGAGATGCTGTCAAAGCTGAAGAACTTAGACCTGTCCACTAACCACATTTCCCACATATCCAAAGACAGTTTTTCTGGGTTGGTCCAGTTGGAGAGGCTGTATCTCCATGCAAACCGCATTCAGAGCATCCACGTGGCAGCTTTTGAAGGTTTAGAGATGCTACTGGAACTCAAGCTCCAAGGGAACCAGCTCACCTCTCTGCCATCCCTTAATTTCCCCAGACTTTTGCTTTTAGACCTCAGTTACAACATCATCCCCACCCTGGGACCATCAGACCTCCAGACTCCCCATCTGGAGGCCCTTAAGGTGGCATCTCTCGGGCTCACCTCTGTGGATGAGGATCTCATAGCCTCCCTGGGGAACCTCCATGAGCTCGACATCTCCACAAACCAGTTAACTGAGGTGCCCCAGGCCCTAATGCAGGACTCCCTCAAGGGGCTGATCAAGCTCAGCCTGGCTGCCAACCCATTGGGCGAGCTCAGGGTGGAGGACTTCCAGAAACTGAGTGGACTTCAAGAACTGGATCTCAGTGGTCTTAATCTCCAGGGATTTTCCCAGAGTTTCTTCCAGACCTTCCCTAGGTTGATGCACCTGACAGCAGCTGAAAACCCATTTAACTGCTTGTGTCCATTAGCCTGGTTCCCCGTCTGGCTAAAGGAGAAGAATGTGAATCTTGGGCGCCCTGAAGAAACCAGATGTCACTTCCCTCTAGTTAATGCTGGGAAGATGCTTTCAGCGCTGGAGCACAAAGACTTTGGGTGTCCACCTACCACAACAGTGCTGATTGACTCCCCCATTGGAAGTACTCCTGTTCCCAAGATGCCCACCACATCTCCAGAGCCCATCCATACCAACgctattcctcctcctcctccacctagTGAAGCAACCATCTCCTCAAAAACAGACAGCCCCCTTTCACCAGAACCTCCAGTCTCCCCAAGCTCCACCAGTGGGGAGCTAGGGGAACACATCTGTCCACCAAACATCTGCCTCAATGGGGGCACATGTAATTTTGACCCATTGGGTCAACTCAGCTGTTTGTGTCCCTCAGGAACCTCTGGCCTCTACTGTGAAAATGTAGATGAGGTTCCTGAGCCTCCAAAACCCTCAGCAACAGAGGTTTTGCTAGTTGCCCCTGCGATGCCCGCTGAACTTGATGCTATCAGCTCACGGCATGTCACCTCCACTTCTATCCTTCTCGACCTGCACCGTTTCATCGAGATACGGCCACACATCCGTGGCATCAGGTTGACCTACCGTAACCTCTCAGGGCCTGACCGCCGCCCCATTATCCTGAGTGTACCGGCATCCTACCCCGAGTACACTTTGCGTGGTTTGATACCGAACTGTACCTACTCAGTCTGTGCCAGTCCCCTTGGTGAAAGAACCAACTCTAGGGCCAACAGCTCTGTAGAAACCGGGTCGTGTACAGAGGCTCGCACCGAAGGGGTTCCACCGTCATCCACAGAGTCTAGGGTGGAGTCACAGAGccagctgacacacactctAATCCCCACCCTGGCTGCACTGGCACTGGTGCTGGGGTTGGCCGTGGTGGCTGGGACAATCATCTGTGTCCGAAAGAGGAGGCAGGCCAAGGCAGGGATGGAGCTGGAGCTGGGCCCGGCAGATCCTGATCCCATAGAACTGGATGGGATAAAGGCCTGCCTGGAGAATGGGGGGAATGGTACACTACCCCACAAACAGCCTGAGATTGACGGCTGTCACACTCCTCAGTCACCTGCTTCCTTGCAACAAAATGGGGGTTTGGACTATGAAGTACCCTTGATGCAAGGCCACTGCCCATCAAATAACAATATAGCATCCTTAAAGCCATCTTATTTCTAA